The Alnus glutinosa chromosome 7, dhAlnGlut1.1, whole genome shotgun sequence genome includes a region encoding these proteins:
- the LOC133873245 gene encoding uncharacterized protein LOC133873245, which yields MKPPVVGFLDEDYARVSLPHIDALVIMLQVANHIIHRIFVDNRSSTDILYWSAFTHMDISRDKIVPSRYPLMGFAREQVQPVSSIELPVTTGDHSRQKTIMVKFRVIGHPSAYNAILGRTALNKLKAVTSTSHLNMKFLNEHEVGKVKGRPMDVFAWSLEDMLGIDPSVLTHRLNVNPSHRPIKQKRRSFTPDKNEAMSKEVEKLLQAGFIREVDYPD from the exons ATGAAACCCCCGGTTGTGGGGTTCTTAGATGAAGATTATGCGAGAGTGTCCCTTCCCCATATTGATGCCCTGGTCATTATGTTGCAAGTGGCCAACCACATTATCCACCGGATATTTGTGGATAACAGAAGTTCAACCGACATCCTGTATTGGTCGGCATTCACTCATATGGACATAAGTCGAGATAAGATTGTCCCATCCAGATATCCTTTGATGGGCTTCGCAAGGGAGCAAGTTCAACCAGTTAGCTCTATTGAACTCCCGGTAACAACAGGGGACCACTCGAGACAAAAGACTATAATGGTCAAGTTCCGGGTGATAGGCCATCCCTCGGCCTACAACGCAATCCTTGGAAGGACGGCTCTCAACAAGCTAAAAGCAGTCACCTCCACGTCGCATCTGAATATGAAGTTTTTGAATGAGCACGAAGTCGGGAAAGTCAAAGGGAGACCAATGG ATGTGTTCGCCTGGAGCCTTGAAGATATGCTGGGCATTGATCCCTCAGTATTGACTCACAGGCTAAATGTTAATCCGAGTCACCGGCCAATCAAACAGAAGAGGAGAAGTTTCACTCCCGACAAGAATGAGGCAATGTCAAAAGAAGTAGAAAAGCTCCTGCAAGCTGGGTTCATTCGAGAAGTCGATTATCCTGACTAG